From the genome of Methanoregula boonei 6A8:
CCAGCCGGGATACCCGGCTTCCTCAATGCCGTATACCCAGGAGATATCGTCCCAGACTTTAGCCGATGAGGAGAAATACGGGCGGACGGTCATGGTTCGCGCTCCATCGAGTGGATAAGATCGGTCACGCGTGCCGTAAACTCTTCAAGAGACCCGTCGTTGTTGAGCCGGATGTCCGCGAGTTGCAAGGCGTTACCCAGGCCCCAGCCAAGCTCGCGCTTGTCCCGGGTAAGAAGACCCTCAGCCGATCCCACGTCATCGCTGCGTTTGCGTTCGCAAAGCCGGCTGAGCCGCTTTTCAAACGAGGTCTCGATGGCAATGAGCCGGAAGCCGGGAAAATGCTCCCGGAAGACCCGGACTTCCGCATCGCCCCGTATACCGTCGATAAGGACGAGCCGGGCCTTCTGTTCCTTTACCGCATCCACGCAGAGGATGGCAATCGCATCCATGCCCCGCTCGGCCCGGAGCCGGTTTGCCATGGCCCCGAGGTTCTCATCGGTCGGGGGAAGGCCGGCCTTTTTTACCGCGTTCCGGATCACGTCGCCCATGACCACGACCGGGATCC
Proteins encoded in this window:
- a CDS encoding dephospho-CoA kinase; its protein translation is MNVIGVVGLPASGKGEFSKIAEGLGIPVVVMGDVIRNAVKKAGLPPTDENLGAMANRLRAERGMDAIAILCVDAVKEQKARLVLIDGIRGDAEVRVFREHFPGFRLIAIETSFEKRLSRLCERKRSDDVGSAEGLLTRDKRELGWGLGNALQLADIRLNNDGSLEEFTARVTDLIHSMEREP